In Deinococcus maricopensis DSM 21211, one genomic interval encodes:
- a CDS encoding DUF3419 family protein encodes MSEILTRAKFDQVRYAQVWEDADTLLAALDVQPGDTVLSIASAGDNALALLTRDPAWVVAVDLSAAQLHCLALRVAAFRALEHAELLELVGSVPSDRRAALYARCRPHLDDAARAFWDARPDGVAAGIGTGQVGKFERYFDLFRRRVLPLLLSRADIRDLLTPHNEAERHAFYARRVDTWRWRLLFRLFFSRAVMGRLGRDPAFFRYVQGSVAGRIQARAQHAMTALDPSANPYLQWIVTGTHARALPLWLRAEHFGTIRDRVDRLTWRQASVEAYLSEAGPRSIDRFNLSDIFEYMSEDATGALLARLADAGRPGGRLAYWNLLAPRSRPEALAGRLGPLTDLAATLHAGDKAFFYDRLVIEAVR; translated from the coding sequence ATGTCCGAGATTCTGACGAGAGCGAAGTTCGATCAGGTGCGCTACGCGCAGGTGTGGGAGGACGCGGACACCCTGCTCGCCGCGCTCGACGTGCAACCCGGCGACACGGTCCTGAGCATCGCGTCCGCGGGCGACAACGCGCTGGCGCTGCTCACGCGCGACCCGGCGTGGGTGGTGGCCGTGGACCTCTCCGCCGCGCAGCTGCACTGCCTCGCGCTGCGCGTCGCGGCGTTCCGGGCGCTGGAGCACGCGGAACTGCTGGAGCTGGTGGGGTCCGTCCCCTCCGACCGGCGCGCCGCGCTGTACGCCCGCTGCCGCCCGCACCTGGACGACGCAGCGCGGGCATTCTGGGACGCCCGCCCGGACGGCGTCGCGGCCGGCATCGGGACAGGGCAGGTGGGGAAGTTCGAGCGGTACTTCGACCTGTTCCGCCGCCGCGTGCTGCCGCTGCTGCTCAGCCGCGCAGACATCCGCGACCTGCTCACGCCGCACAACGAGGCGGAGCGGCACGCGTTCTATGCGCGGCGCGTGGACACGTGGCGGTGGCGGCTGCTGTTCCGGCTGTTCTTCTCGCGCGCCGTGATGGGCCGCCTGGGGCGTGACCCCGCCTTCTTCCGGTACGTGCAAGGCAGCGTCGCCGGGCGCATCCAGGCGCGCGCGCAGCACGCCATGACCGCCCTCGACCCCAGCGCGAACCCGTACTTGCAGTGGATCGTGACGGGCACGCACGCGCGCGCCCTGCCGCTCTGGCTGCGCGCGGAGCACTTCGGGACCATCCGCGACCGCGTGGACCGCCTGACGTGGCGGCAGGCGAGCGTCGAGGCGTACCTGAGCGAGGCGGGGCCGCGCAGCATCGACCGGTTCAACCTGTCGGACATCTTCGAATACATGAGCGAGGACGCCACAGGCGCGCTGCTCGCGCGCCTCGCGGACGCCGGGCGACCCGGCGGGCGCCTCGCGTACTGGAACCTGCTCGCGCCGCGCAGCCGCCCGGAGGCGCTCGCGGGCCGCCTGGGCCCCCTGACGGACCTCGCGGCCACCCTGCACGCCGGGGACAAGGCGTTCTTCTACGACCGCCTGGTGATCGAGGCCGTCCGGTGA
- a CDS encoding diacylglycerol/polyprenol kinase family protein, producing the protein MTPTGGILVAATLLLALLGGARTLQVRARLHPEVARKCMHVGVGLIALSFPWLLREAWAVWTVCAVAVFTLVSLRVVRTLRDNVSGVLLSVERTSLGDVYFLGAVGALFTLAGRDTLLYVIPLLVLTFADAVAALIGVRYGQRRFVAADGVKSVEGSAAFALAAFFATHVPLLLFTDVGRAETLVLSALVGVLVMLLEAVAWEGLDNLFIPLGTLVVLRGHLSVPLDVQVLHLLLALALTALVFAARRALPLTAGALIGAAFIVYVCGTVGGPAWMYAPITVAAAWGVLRVMDPRAPGEYGVQAVGSLAAPALLWLLSARYLDRPQDAFPFTVAWAAQLACLWTFVYAPGPGRLPSPLPTVLSGALLLLPYVVMSGADRADWARGAAGVLAVAAAVLTCAALRTRAPLPLSTQVTVAGLASLVGFLPLAP; encoded by the coding sequence GTGACGCCCACGGGCGGCATCCTCGTGGCGGCGACGCTGCTGCTGGCGCTGCTCGGCGGCGCGCGGACCCTGCAGGTCCGCGCGCGCCTGCACCCGGAAGTCGCCCGCAAGTGCATGCATGTGGGCGTGGGCCTGATCGCGCTGAGCTTCCCGTGGCTGCTGCGCGAGGCGTGGGCGGTGTGGACGGTGTGCGCCGTCGCGGTCTTCACGCTCGTGTCGCTGCGCGTCGTGCGGACCCTGCGGGACAACGTGAGTGGCGTGCTGCTGAGCGTGGAGCGCACCTCGCTGGGGGACGTGTACTTCCTGGGTGCCGTCGGGGCCCTGTTCACACTCGCCGGGCGGGACACGCTGCTGTACGTCATTCCGCTGCTGGTCCTCACCTTCGCGGACGCGGTCGCCGCGCTGATCGGCGTGCGGTACGGGCAGCGGCGGTTCGTGGCGGCGGACGGCGTGAAGAGCGTGGAGGGCAGCGCCGCGTTCGCGCTCGCGGCGTTCTTCGCGACGCACGTGCCGCTGCTGCTGTTCACGGATGTGGGCCGCGCGGAGACGCTCGTGCTGAGCGCGCTCGTTGGGGTGCTCGTCATGCTGCTGGAAGCGGTCGCGTGGGAGGGGCTGGACAACCTGTTCATTCCGCTCGGCACGCTGGTGGTGCTGCGCGGCCACCTCAGCGTTCCGTTGGACGTGCAGGTCCTGCACCTACTGCTGGCGCTGGCCCTCACCGCGCTGGTGTTCGCGGCGCGGCGCGCGCTGCCGCTCACGGCGGGCGCACTGATCGGCGCGGCGTTCATCGTGTACGTGTGCGGCACGGTGGGCGGGCCGGCGTGGATGTACGCGCCCATCACGGTCGCGGCCGCATGGGGTGTGCTGCGCGTCATGGACCCGCGCGCGCCCGGCGAGTACGGCGTGCAGGCGGTCGGGAGCCTCGCGGCGCCGGCGCTGCTGTGGCTGCTGAGCGCCCGTTACCTCGACCGGCCGCAGGACGCGTTCCCGTTCACGGTTGCGTGGGCGGCGCAGCTCGCGTGCCTGTGGACGTTCGTGTACGCGCCCGGCCCGGGCCGCCTGCCGTCCCCGCTGCCGACGGTGCTGAGCGGCGCGCTGCTGCTGCTGCCGTACGTGGTGATGAGCGGCGCGGACCGCGCGGACTGGGCGCGGGGCGCGGCGGGCGTGCTGGCGGTGGCCGCGGCGGTGCTGACCTGCGCGGCCCTGCGCACGCGCGCGCCCCTGCCGCTGAGCACGCAGGTGACCGTGGCAGGCCTGGCGAGCCTGGTGGGGTTCTTGCCGCTCGCCCCCTGA
- a CDS encoding UbiA family prenyltransferase produces the protein MTRWLTYQRERFPLARHVPLVTLTSACVLAYSAHARGATPPWAALVPATLIGLTLFAQLRVLDEFKDAAEDAAHRPYRPVPRGLVSLRELAGIGVALAALQLLLTLALRPAALPLLLLTWTFMLLMHRDFFLTHLHDRPGIVLLTHQPVVPLVQLSVSAWDWAGRGASAGALTWLAVASVGAGLTLEIGRKLRAPQAEEPGVTTYTAAWGARRAVLAWSAAAITGAAAVLLGTAGQVLPAALALGTLAPLLLAAAHFPAQPTPSAARRLEPLSAVAVLGVYLGLAFGRPA, from the coding sequence ATGACCCGCTGGCTGACCTACCAACGCGAACGCTTCCCGCTGGCCCGCCACGTCCCGCTGGTCACCCTCACGAGCGCGTGCGTCCTCGCGTACAGCGCCCACGCCCGCGGCGCCACCCCCCCCTGGGCCGCCCTCGTGCCCGCCACCCTGATCGGCCTCACGCTGTTCGCCCAGCTGCGCGTCCTCGACGAATTCAAGGACGCCGCCGAGGACGCCGCGCACCGCCCCTACCGCCCCGTGCCGCGCGGCCTCGTCAGCCTCCGCGAACTCGCGGGCATCGGCGTGGCCCTCGCCGCACTGCAACTCCTGCTCACCCTCGCCCTGCGGCCCGCCGCGCTGCCACTCCTGCTGCTCACCTGGACGTTCATGCTCCTGATGCACCGCGACTTCTTCCTCACCCACCTCCACGACCGTCCGGGCATCGTGCTGCTCACGCACCAACCGGTCGTGCCGCTCGTGCAGCTCAGCGTGAGCGCCTGGGACTGGGCGGGCCGCGGCGCAAGCGCTGGCGCGCTCACGTGGCTGGCCGTCGCGAGCGTCGGCGCGGGCCTCACGCTGGAAATCGGGCGGAAACTCCGCGCCCCCCAGGCAGAGGAACCGGGCGTCACCACCTACACCGCCGCCTGGGGGGCGCGGCGCGCCGTCCTCGCTTGGAGCGCCGCGGCCATCACGGGCGCAGCCGCCGTGCTGCTCGGCACCGCCGGGCAGGTCCTGCCCGCCGCGCTGGCCCTCGGCACACTCGCCCCCCTGTTGCTCGCAGCCGCGCACTTCCCCGCCCAGCCCACCCCGTCGGCCGCGCGCCGCTTGGAGCCGCTCAGCGCCGTAGCGGTCCTCGGCGTGTACCTCGGCCTCGCCTTCGGGCGGCCCGCGTGA
- a CDS encoding GNAT family N-acetyltransferase yields the protein MPPLTLTTQAVPPHPELPPVPPGPAPDLLLHAVEDGVAVARAGVWTRGPTWAGRRTGLIGLYAAVHDDAGRAVLNAACTHLSSGGADLAVGPLNGSTWFSYRLVTDVGDAPPFALDLHTPPADVSVWASAGFSPLLTYHSAVATPGTLPPDPRAADLRARFADVTVRPPGPDLNADLRAIHALSLAAFAGNPFYAPIPFGAFEALYAPLLARAPLDWVWLAERHGELVGFMFNVPDPAWPGTLVVKTVAARPGRANAGLGRFLANELHARAFRAGFARVVHALMWDGNDSAALSARRGRVIRRYALFARELASE from the coding sequence GTGCCTCCCCTGACCCTCACGACGCAGGCTGTCCCGCCGCACCCCGAGTTACCGCCCGTGCCGCCAGGGCCCGCCCCGGACCTCCTGTTGCACGCCGTAGAGGACGGCGTGGCGGTCGCGCGCGCAGGCGTGTGGACGCGCGGGCCGACCTGGGCGGGCCGCCGCACGGGCCTGATCGGCTTGTACGCCGCCGTGCATGATGACGCCGGGCGGGCGGTGCTGAACGCTGCGTGCACGCACCTGTCGTCGGGCGGTGCGGACCTGGCAGTGGGGCCGCTGAACGGCAGCACGTGGTTCAGTTACCGCCTCGTGACGGACGTGGGCGACGCGCCCCCATTCGCGCTGGACCTGCACACGCCACCCGCAGACGTGTCCGTCTGGGCGTCGGCGGGGTTCAGCCCGCTGCTCACGTACCACAGCGCCGTGGCCACGCCCGGCACTTTACCGCCAGACCCGCGCGCAGCGGACCTGCGCGCGCGCTTCGCGGACGTGACGGTGCGCCCGCCCGGCCCGGACCTGAATGCGGATCTGCGCGCCATTCACGCGCTGTCCCTCGCGGCGTTCGCAGGAAACCCGTTCTACGCCCCGATTCCGTTCGGGGCGTTCGAGGCGCTGTACGCGCCGCTCCTGGCGCGCGCGCCGCTCGACTGGGTGTGGCTGGCGGAGCGGCACGGCGAGCTGGTCGGGTTCATGTTCAATGTCCCCGACCCGGCGTGGCCCGGCACCCTCGTCGTGAAGACCGTGGCGGCCCGGCCGGGCCGCGCGAACGCCGGGCTGGGCCGGTTCCTCGCGAACGAACTGCACGCACGGGCGTTCCGGGCGGGGTTCGCGCGCGTCGTGCACGCGCTGATGTGGGACGGGAACGACAGCGCGGCCCTGAGCGCCCGGCGTGGGCGCGTGATTCGCCGGTACGCGCTGTTCGCGCGGGAGCTGGCCAGTGAATGA
- a CDS encoding heavy metal translocating P-type ATPase encodes MSHAAHGTSLTYTVAGMDCAHCVQKVEGAVARLPGTASVQTSFTRQTLDLELDEAQTPRAHLEQTLRALGYAPTLHAPETPIPTTEAPWWGAPAARTVLVSGTLLLAAYLLSFAAPTLAPVFYAAATLAGTLPLARKAWAATRLGQPFGINTLVALAALGALVIGEYAEGAVVVFLFAVGEYLEGVAAGRARAGIRALLNLTPKTALLLEGQALREVRADTLRVGERVRVRPGDRVPADGTIVDGESAVDDSPITGESVPVHKATGDAVYAGSINTDGVLTVRVDRAAHENTVARIIHMVEAAEERKARVSRLIDRFSHVYTPFVVLIAALTAVLPPLLAGAAWDTWVYRALSLLLIGCPCALVLSVPAAVTSAISAGARRGLLVKGGAALEALAGVRLVAFDKTGTLTTGHPRVTDVHPLHGRADEALALAAAVEAGSSHPLARAIVEHAAHLGVAVPAAQEARALPGRAVTARIGGREITVGSPRHVSTLAPLPEGVQADIAALEAAGKTVVIVLDGVTPRALIALRDEPRADTPAALARLRALGVEAVMLTGDNARTANAVAAPLGLRVHADLLPEDKLTRLEALAGAGRVAMVGDGINDAPALARADVGIAMGGGTDVALETADAALLRGGVLGVPALVALARATLRNIRQNVAFALGLKAVFLVTTLLGVTGLWPAILADTGATMLVTANALRLLRWREAA; translated from the coding sequence ATGAGTCACGCTGCGCACGGCACCTCCCTGACCTACACCGTCGCGGGCATGGACTGCGCCCACTGCGTCCAGAAGGTTGAAGGCGCCGTCGCGCGCCTGCCGGGCACCGCGAGCGTCCAGACCAGCTTCACGCGCCAGACCCTCGACCTGGAACTCGACGAGGCGCAGACGCCGCGCGCGCACCTCGAACAGACCCTGCGCGCGCTCGGCTACGCGCCCACCCTGCACGCCCCCGAGACGCCCATTCCCACCACGGAAGCCCCATGGTGGGGTGCGCCGGCCGCCCGCACAGTCCTCGTGAGCGGCACGCTGCTGCTTGCCGCGTACCTGCTGAGCTTCGCCGCCCCCACGCTCGCACCCGTGTTCTACGCCGCGGCGACCCTCGCCGGCACCCTGCCGCTCGCCCGCAAGGCGTGGGCGGCCACACGCCTCGGGCAGCCGTTCGGCATCAACACCCTCGTGGCCCTCGCCGCCCTCGGCGCCCTTGTCATCGGCGAATACGCGGAGGGCGCCGTTGTCGTGTTCCTGTTCGCCGTGGGGGAGTACCTGGAGGGCGTCGCCGCCGGGCGGGCCCGCGCCGGCATCCGCGCGCTGCTGAACCTCACGCCCAAAACGGCCCTGCTTCTCGAAGGTCAGGCCCTGCGGGAGGTTCGCGCCGACACCCTGCGCGTCGGGGAACGCGTGCGCGTCCGCCCCGGTGACCGCGTGCCCGCCGACGGCACCATCGTGGACGGCGAGAGCGCCGTGGACGACAGCCCCATCACGGGGGAGAGCGTCCCCGTCCATAAGGCGACAGGCGACGCCGTCTACGCGGGCAGCATCAACACGGACGGCGTGCTGACGGTGCGGGTGGACCGCGCCGCGCACGAGAACACCGTCGCGCGCATCATCCACATGGTCGAGGCCGCCGAGGAACGCAAGGCGCGCGTGAGCCGCCTGATCGACCGGTTCAGCCACGTGTACACGCCGTTCGTGGTGCTGATCGCAGCCCTGACGGCGGTGCTTCCGCCGCTGCTGGCCGGGGCGGCGTGGGACACCTGGGTGTACCGCGCCCTGAGTCTGCTCCTGATCGGCTGCCCCTGCGCGCTGGTCCTGAGCGTTCCGGCGGCAGTCACGAGTGCGATCAGTGCGGGCGCGCGCCGCGGGCTGCTCGTGAAGGGCGGCGCGGCCCTCGAAGCGCTCGCGGGCGTGCGCCTGGTGGCGTTCGACAAGACCGGTACGCTCACCACCGGGCACCCGCGCGTCACGGACGTGCACCCGCTGCATGGGCGCGCCGACGAGGCCCTGGCGCTGGCGGCCGCGGTGGAGGCGGGCAGCAGTCACCCGCTCGCGCGCGCCATCGTCGAGCACGCCGCGCACCTCGGCGTCGCGGTTCCGGCTGCGCAAGAGGCGCGTGCCCTGCCCGGCCGGGCGGTCACGGCCAGGATCGGGGGCCGCGAGATCACCGTCGGCAGCCCCCGCCACGTGAGCACCCTCGCGCCCCTCCCTGAAGGCGTTCAGGCGGACATCGCCGCGCTGGAAGCCGCCGGGAAGACCGTGGTGATCGTGCTGGACGGTGTAACCCCCCGCGCCCTGATCGCCCTGCGCGACGAACCGCGCGCGGATACGCCCGCCGCGCTCGCGCGCCTGCGGGCGCTGGGTGTGGAGGCCGTCATGCTCACCGGCGACAATGCCCGCACCGCGAATGCCGTGGCGGCGCCGCTCGGGCTGCGCGTGCACGCGGACCTGCTGCCCGAGGACAAGCTGACGCGTCTGGAGGCGCTGGCAGGCGCCGGGCGGGTGGCGATGGTCGGCGACGGCATCAACGACGCGCCCGCCCTGGCGCGCGCCGATGTTGGCATTGCCATGGGGGGTGGCACGGACGTGGCCCTCGAAACAGCGGACGCGGCGCTGCTGCGTGGGGGCGTGCTGGGCGTGCCTGCCCTGGTGGCCCTGGCGCGCGCGACGCTGCGGAACATCCGGCAGAACGTGGCGTTCGCGCTGGGCCTGAAGGCGGTGTTTCTGGTGACGACCTTGCTGGGCGTGACCGGCCTGTGGCCGGCGATTCTGGCGGACACGGGCGCGACCATGCTCGTGACCGCGAACGCGCTGAGGCTGCTGCGCTGGCGGGAGGCCGCATGA
- a CDS encoding ArsR/SmtB family transcription factor yields the protein MTRVLPDDACETTCVHPEAVARARAAVPDDGCVEGASALLKAVADPTRLRILSALSREELCVCDLAAVVGISESATSHQLRLLRAHRLVRFRKVGRVAYYTLLDHHVTQLIGSALEHAQEG from the coding sequence ATGACGCGCGTACTGCCCGACGATGCCTGCGAGACGACGTGCGTGCACCCGGAAGCGGTGGCGCGGGCGCGCGCGGCCGTGCCGGACGACGGGTGCGTGGAGGGCGCGAGCGCGCTCCTGAAGGCCGTGGCCGATCCGACGCGCCTGCGTATATTGAGTGCCCTGAGCCGCGAGGAACTGTGCGTATGCGATCTGGCGGCGGTGGTGGGCATCAGTGAGAGCGCCACCAGCCACCAGCTGCGGTTGCTCCGCGCGCACCGTCTGGTCCGCTTCCGGAAGGTGGGGCGCGTGGCGTACTACACGTTGCTGGACCATCACGTTACGCAGCTGATCGGGAGTGCGTTGGAGCACGCGCAGGAGGGCTAG
- a CDS encoding PEP/pyruvate-binding domain-containing protein, with product MSVLATPHEAQAGAAGGKARALAQLQSVHRIPAWIALKPGACPPTADPDDLYVPEAVWAEVAAALPTLGTPLYAVRSSALDEDGAEHSFAGQLASYLNVPPTEVRARIADVWRSGLSGHSLAYRRERGLAPATPPGVIVQAMVPADQAGVAFSADPVTGERDVTVISAVPGLGEALVSGELTGATYHVQGERVTGTDALLRREDVMAVARLARTCEAHFGAPQDIEWALHAGELYLLQSRPITTLRAFEPRTWWDNSNIVESYSGVTTPLTFSFARRAYANVYRRFVRLLGVPDADIRAHARVFDGMIGLVGGRVYYNLTHWYVALALLPGFRVNRRFMETMMGVAEGMPADLHVQSTRGRAQDALYLARTVGGLLGAYRRLPRMREEFLARLNRVLAPADPPLHQRTLGGLAAHYRELESELLDRWDAPLVNDFFAMIFYGVLKTLCVKWLDDPHGTRQNDLITATGQMVSAEPARLIADLARLTPPELRPTLEVGTPEQIQVAVRTVPALRAAADAYLARFGDRTLDELKLESTTLTDDETPLWRSVASLARHGEPAHGAETKRDHAEADALARLSPLRRAVFRWVLREARARVRDRENLRLERTRAFGRARTLLRAAGQHLADAGVLDRADDVFYLDVEDVLGFAEGTGSTRDLGGLARVRRAEFERHALAPAPPRRFATRGAVGLSPTEVAASARPPAEGPVRAGLGCSPGVLRGPVRVVRDPRTANIHEPTILVAERTDPGWILILPMARALIVERGSLLSHSAIVARELGIPAVVAVDDLMDWLQDGDEVELDGASGTVRLLRRANEEG from the coding sequence GTGAGCGTCCTCGCCACCCCGCACGAAGCGCAGGCGGGCGCGGCCGGCGGCAAGGCCCGCGCGCTCGCGCAGTTGCAGAGCGTGCACCGCATTCCCGCTTGGATCGCCCTGAAGCCCGGCGCGTGCCCGCCCACAGCCGACCCGGACGACCTGTACGTCCCAGAGGCCGTCTGGGCCGAAGTCGCGGCCGCCCTCCCCACCCTCGGCACGCCCCTGTACGCCGTGCGGTCCAGCGCGCTCGACGAGGACGGCGCCGAGCATTCCTTCGCGGGGCAGCTCGCGTCGTACCTGAACGTGCCCCCCACCGAGGTGCGCGCACGCATCGCGGACGTGTGGCGCAGCGGCCTGAGCGGCCACAGCCTCGCGTACCGGCGTGAGCGCGGCCTCGCCCCTGCCACGCCGCCCGGCGTGATCGTGCAGGCGATGGTGCCCGCCGATCAGGCCGGCGTGGCCTTCAGCGCGGACCCGGTCACGGGCGAGCGGGACGTCACGGTCATCAGCGCTGTGCCCGGCCTCGGCGAGGCGCTCGTGAGCGGCGAACTGACCGGCGCCACGTACCACGTGCAGGGCGAACGCGTCACCGGCACGGACGCCCTGCTGCGCCGCGAGGACGTCATGGCGGTCGCGCGCCTCGCACGCACCTGCGAGGCGCACTTCGGCGCGCCGCAGGACATCGAGTGGGCGCTGCACGCCGGAGAGCTGTACCTGCTGCAGTCCCGGCCCATCACGACCCTGCGGGCGTTCGAGCCGCGCACGTGGTGGGACAACAGCAACATCGTCGAGAGCTACAGCGGCGTCACGACGCCCCTCACGTTCAGTTTCGCGCGGCGCGCGTACGCGAACGTGTACCGCCGTTTCGTGCGGCTGCTCGGCGTACCCGACGCGGACATCCGCGCGCACGCGCGCGTGTTCGACGGCATGATCGGCCTGGTCGGCGGGCGCGTGTACTACAACCTCACGCACTGGTACGTGGCGCTCGCGCTGCTGCCGGGCTTCCGCGTGAACCGCCGCTTCATGGAGACCATGATGGGCGTCGCCGAAGGCATGCCCGCGGACCTGCACGTGCAGTCCACGCGGGGCCGCGCGCAGGACGCGCTGTACCTCGCGCGGACCGTGGGCGGCCTGCTGGGCGCGTACCGCCGCCTGCCCCGCATGCGCGAGGAGTTCCTCGCGCGCCTGAACCGCGTGCTCGCGCCCGCCGACCCGCCCCTGCACCAACGCACCCTCGGTGGACTCGCCGCGCACTACCGGGAGCTGGAGAGCGAACTGCTGGACCGCTGGGACGCGCCCCTCGTGAACGACTTCTTCGCGATGATCTTCTATGGTGTCCTGAAGACCCTGTGCGTGAAGTGGCTGGACGACCCGCACGGCACGCGCCAGAACGACCTGATCACCGCCACCGGGCAGATGGTGAGCGCCGAACCGGCGCGCCTGATCGCGGACCTCGCGCGCCTCACGCCCCCCGAACTGCGGCCTACGCTGGAGGTCGGCACGCCCGAACAGATCCAGGTGGCTGTGCGGACCGTCCCGGCCCTGCGCGCCGCAGCGGACGCGTACCTCGCGCGGTTTGGGGACCGCACACTCGACGAACTGAAGCTGGAATCCACGACGCTCACGGACGACGAAACGCCGCTGTGGCGGTCCGTGGCCAGCCTCGCGCGGCACGGCGAGCCCGCGCACGGCGCCGAAACGAAACGCGACCACGCCGAGGCCGACGCCCTCGCGCGCCTCTCCCCCCTGCGCCGCGCCGTGTTCCGCTGGGTGCTGCGCGAGGCGCGCGCGCGCGTCCGCGACCGTGAGAACCTGCGCCTGGAGCGCACACGCGCATTCGGCCGCGCCCGCACGCTGCTGCGCGCCGCCGGCCAGCACCTCGCGGACGCGGGCGTGCTGGACCGCGCGGACGACGTGTTCTACCTCGATGTGGAGGACGTGCTGGGGTTCGCGGAAGGCACCGGCAGCACCCGCGACCTGGGCGGGCTCGCGCGCGTGCGACGCGCGGAGTTCGAGCGGCACGCGCTCGCGCCCGCCCCGCCCCGGCGGTTCGCGACGCGCGGCGCGGTCGGCCTCTCCCCCACCGAGGTCGCCGCGAGCGCCCGCCCGCCCGCCGAGGGGCCGGTGCGGGCGGGCCTGGGCTGCTCGCCGGGCGTCCTGCGCGGCCCCGTGCGGGTCGTGCGGGACCCGCGCACCGCGAACATTCACGAGCCGACCATCCTGGTGGCGGAACGCACCGACCCCGGCTGGATTCTGATCCTGCCGATGGCGCGCGCACTCATCGTGGAGCGCGGCAGCCTGCTGTCGCACAGCGCCATCGTCGCGCGGGAACTCGGCATTCCCGCCGTCGTGGCCGTGGACGACCTGATGGACTGGCTGCAGGACGGCGACGAGGTGGAGCTGGACGGCGCGAGCGGCACGGTGCGGCTGCTGCGCCGCGCGAACGAGGAGGGCTGA